The DNA segment GAGCCAAGAACCTGAAGGCAATGCCTGGAAACGCTTCCCTTCCTAGCTGGTCTGCATTGCGAAGGAATGAAGGGCATCTTGGAATTGCCCGAGGCACGCAGTATTATGGATAAATAATTAATACCGTAGCAGACAAATGACCGTTTACCTTGTTGGTTGCGGACGAGATGGAGGTAGAGGCGAGAAGGGGATCCTCTCTGTCCAACAAacctcctttatctgcagacctggaggccaccattgttgtcagtcatgtgatattttggcaaCTCCCTtctcagacaccacactgagctgatgctttatggcaatgccatAAAATAAGTTCCTCCATACGCTATGACTATTCAGAGTGTCCAGCCAGGTGATTAAGACAGAGCTATTCTATCGTTTTCCACATTTAGTATGGGAAGGAGTCTGGATACTTGTCTGAAGGATTAGGCATTCCCCCTACAGCACAACATAAAGTCACTCCTGCCTCCCCTTCCGTGGGGCATCTGGGGCTACACATTGAGTTTAAAGGACGCTCCAGCCATGATATACACTTTAAAATCTAATGTCCCCGACACCCCTACTATAAAgcaatgcatgttaaagtactcgGCGAGTAACTCTAaccctctgtgagtactttaatatccattcttctgaaacaaaataaaacactgtgCTGCAAACCTCCTTCGTCCTCCATGACCCAACATTTCTTGCCacagattggctgcttgaagctgtcaatcagtggcagggaagTGCTCCAATGGAAATCTATGGGAGGACTTTACGCCTTTTAACTGgtgggtggggaaaggggcaaatacatttagGGAAGTTCTGCAGAGTCCCCTCATTCATTCGCTAAATGGACcatgtgaaaatttaaaggacCACGCACCTACAATTAAAGTGCATGTGCTGGCTGGAATGTCCTTTTAATGCATACGACAATTTTGGGGATCCTTCCGTATCTTACCCTTTCCTTGAAAAGGTTGGTAGCCCCAAATTGGTGCCTGGCTACAGTTTATGGCATCTTATTCGGGCTCCGGTGAGACATGGGATTGTAAGGAAGATCAGATAGGAAGCAGTAACAATAAAGGGTTTACAATACATAATCTCCTTTGTTAACACAGAAGTAGGTCCCAAATCTGCTTTCCCTTTAGGCCTGTCTCTCCTGAGTCTGACCCGACTTACTATTAATCATATCCTTTACTTGCCTCGACATTGCCAGTAACAGTGATTTGCCCCTCGGCAGGCGTCGCTCATGAACTCTAAGTGCCTGGAGTTAGATACTAAAATAATGCTGCTTCTTTATTATTTAGAGTCGAGTTATTTAATATCTTCAATACACATTGTGAAGTGAACCTTCTACTTCCTTCTGCCGATTATGTCAAGACTTGCAGAGTATAAAAACCGCATAAGGATTGTAGTTTTTATGAAGCAGATATTCCTATCATGAGTATTAGTAAAGAATGATCTTCAGAATATGCGCAAGAATGAGATCTGAGCACCAACGTATGACCCATATCCGGAGATACGGAAGCCCCGATAAAGCTGTTGGGGTCTTCAGGTCAGTAAATGTTTCCTTTAGTTGAGTGGAACATCAGATTCTCTGAAATATGTCACCACCGTCTCTCTTTGAATGGTAGTTTAATTATGTTAGAAGCATGGTAAGACCCCTAGAGGGTCTTCATAAAACTTAATAAAATACCCTAATATCACACTGGGAGAAACAGTGGAATTTAAggtttttaaatacatgaaagcgtattttttacatatttttttcacaggtAGTAGGTCCCAGTCTGTAGAAGGACAGATTCACTAAGCTGTGACAACTAGAAGGTCTTTGAGTCTGGGGTGCATTTCAGGTGATTAAGTGGGACAaatactttaactctttcaactTGACCACCCCTCCAAAAAGTTAAAGCGCCGTTATTGGGTACGGGTGGAATGAAACAGgcgtgtgtatgggggggtaaatgttacatttaaccGCATCTACTGGTCTTTAATGGCATCTGGCCTTTAGTGGCGCTTTAGTGGCAAGAAAACCCTCTAGTTGACACCAGCTTGGTAAATCTCTCCACAAGCGACTAGAATTCTATGCTAGTAAACGTTTAGAACAAAACAATTTTACAAAGAAATAGCACGCTTGCTTCCATGATGTTCAAAGTTATGAAACAGATAATAAAAAACCTTGATAAATTCTATTTGATCAAAAATATGTGCacccattaatattaataaaaaaaggaaggcTTAAAATTAGTTTTCCTAAGAGGGATTCGGTGTCCCTGTCTGTCTCGTGATACTCGTGTTCTCTGATCTCTCACAGGGCTAAACCCAAATTAAGGTCACTGTACATTCTTGCTTTTCGACCCCCTTTCTTCTGTAGGATGCATGGATACGTCTTTGTCCATGGATCTGTTGCCTTTCCGTCTAGCCTTGTGGTCTCTCCATTttgtcccctctctctcttttactgCCAGCCCTTTCTCTTCACCCTGTGATGCTCTCTTGCTTGGCGTGGCCCATCTTCCACACCGTGAGACCTTTCTTCATCTCATTCTCCTCCTGTGtccctctctccccttttcaGTTGCAGATGTAGGCCTGCGTCCTTTCACTGCATGTACTGCAGATTACATTGCAGCACCAGTGGAATTTGCAGTGACACTGCCACGAGTGGGTATACTGAAGGGTCTTATATCCCCGACCACAGCATAAGATCTCACAGTTGTCCGACATAGTTGATGTGCGATTACATAGACGACCGTAGGTCCCCATGCTGCCAGTGGCATTGTCTTTCTCGCAGAAGTTTGGGGACCTCTCGACGTACACCAGGTCGGTCTCTGCGGGTTTGTTATAGCTCTGGGGATTCGTGAGCTTGAGGAACGTTGGCAAGAGTTGGCGTCTTCCCTTCACGGTTTCCACCATCACGGCCTGCTCGTACTTCTCCTTCAACATGTCACCCACAGCTCGTAAGTGGGGTAGTGTCACCCAGCATGTTTTCATGGTGCAGGATCCTGAAACTCCATGACACTTACACTCCAGCTGGACGCTCTTCTCCAACAGctataaagagagaaaaaagactGAGAACCAAACGTAATAATGCAACAAATGGATACAAACGTGAAGAGAGCAGAACAAAACCCTTATGGACTGCAATGGGACTAAAACAGAGATAAAATGGACCCGGTTCATTAACTGTGGTACAATATATCACTGTTTTGTATCTCTTTATGTCATTGAAGTCTTTTAAATGTGTTggatgtatttaaccccttaatgacaaaatgcattgttttcaatgggtttagggaccgcccattgtccttaaggggttaaatttgaaAGACtatctttaatacattttcttaccagacatatatagaaaatatggtaagaaaacatgttattaaaagtatataactgcatataaaatcaataatcaAGAAAATCAATCATATTGTTgggaaatgtatagatcaaatttcATTTATAATTCAGATATTATTACTTAAtaagatattattatatgaagTATTCTTGGCATTCCGTAGGCTGATCATATTTACAACTAACtgagtattttatttatctagaTCAGTGGGTCCCAATTTAAGGATTTTTAAAATTACAACACAAGTGGCCAGGTGGCTATTTAATTAGCACAGGCGGGTTCGTCAGCTGTGGTAAGAGAGAGCCAGGCTAGTCCTGGGGCCACAGACACCAAGACACGGGCTGTCTGCGTCGGATGTGGAAGGAATGGGCGCAAGGAGCCAGGCCAACTTCTGTCAGCAGGACTGTGCGACTGAATGAGCTACCTGTGCAAGCAAGTTAATTAGATgtgtatttctgatccgtatCTCTGGAAGATTAATTTGATCTCTGTCCAAAATGCTGCCAGGCTGCCAAATTACCAGATCAGCTGTTGGGAATGTACATACATGTGAAGAATGGCACTACCTTCCTCCCAACCATGTTGTTGTGTAGATTCATCAGGGTGCGGGCATTACGTTTCACCTCACGGGCGTCCACAAACTCCCGAGACAGACGAATTCCATGTTTCACGTCGGCAGAGCACCCTCCCCACCGCCAACCTCTATCGGGATCATGGTAGCTGTGCTTCTCTCGGTCGCAGCCACAGTATGTCAAATTGCCCTGACTGCAGGCATGGGTGATGGCGTGAGCAATGCCAGCTGAGAGGATGGCATAGTAAAAAGCCGTCTCCTTACTACCTGAAATTAAACCAACAGAAATGCAGGGTATGGGTTGTAATGACTGTATAATAACAACaccatttattgtatttatagtGAAGCTTTAAAGCAGACACTGTTTGATCTATACCATGTGCTACGCAAATTGCTTGCAGGTGTATAGATCAACGAGATGTTAGAACCTGTCAAAGTTTGCGTGAATTTTActtccattttattttgaagTTAAATACTCATTCCTTACTATAACGAACATTCTTCCAGCTCTAAAGCATGAGCTTTGTCGTTGTCACGCTAGGTAGGGGATACATAGGTAAGCGATCAAGCAGGAAAATTGCAACAGTTGCTAAGGGgacttcacctttttttttttttttttaccactttgcATCAAAGCAGATCTTTAAACGTGAGCTCCAGAATGATAATTTACTGagccagaaaaataaataccaaaCATACCAGCCGTCCAACATCAATGCTTTTGGCTGCCAACCGGTTCTCAGGAAGATAAATACTGTACAGAATTCAATTATTTGATTTACAACCCCAGCCAATATCATGACTCTTAAGCACACTCCAAGTACATTTTCTAGTTACGCTCCATAAGTGAatgaatataatgtaatattatggTCTGGCTCAAAAAACTGTTGGAGAGACATATGTGGGACGGGGTAGGACTTGGGGGAGTGGAAAGAGTTCTGAATCCAAACAGCCCCATGGATGACAGTCCCAGCTACAGAtgtgtataaattattatatatgactGGGCACATCA comes from the Spea bombifrons isolate aSpeBom1 chromosome 8, aSpeBom1.2.pri, whole genome shotgun sequence genome and includes:
- the LOC128503587 gene encoding protein Wnt-7b-like isoform X2, whose protein sequence is MPGLSPRQRTICEARPDAMIAIGTGARLGIEECRYQFQHSRWNCSSLGEPSLFGPELKVGSKETAFYYAILSAGIAHAITHACSQGNLTYCGCDREKHSYHDPDRGWRWGGCSADVKHGIRLSREFVDAREVKRNARTLMNLHNNMVGRKLLEKSVQLECKCHGVSGSCTMKTCWVTLPHLRAVGDMLKEKYEQAVMVETVKGRRQLLPTFLKLTNPQSYNKPAETDLVYVERSPNFCEKDNATGSMGTYGRLCNRTSTMSDNCEILCCGRGYKTLQYTHSWQCHCKFHWCCNVICSTCSERTQAYICN
- the LOC128503587 gene encoding protein Wnt-7b-like isoform X1: MRLKVSVLDLCHTVLCVGLMLCGEGGVSSVLALGASIICRKMPGLSPRQRTICEARPDAMIAIGTGARLGIEECRYQFQHSRWNCSSLGEPSLFGPELKVGSKETAFYYAILSAGIAHAITHACSQGNLTYCGCDREKHSYHDPDRGWRWGGCSADVKHGIRLSREFVDAREVKRNARTLMNLHNNMVGRKLLEKSVQLECKCHGVSGSCTMKTCWVTLPHLRAVGDMLKEKYEQAVMVETVKGRRQLLPTFLKLTNPQSYNKPAETDLVYVERSPNFCEKDNATGSMGTYGRLCNRTSTMSDNCEILCCGRGYKTLQYTHSWQCHCKFHWCCNVICSTCSERTQAYICN